A part of Alkalilimnicola sp. S0819 genomic DNA contains:
- a CDS encoding hydroxymethylglutaryl-CoA synthase family protein: MVAVGIEAMNVYGGAACLDVRELCTHRGLDMPRFENLLMQEKTVALPYEDPVTFAVNAARPLLDALDEAERGRIELVVACTESGMDFGKSLSTWLHRYLDLAPNCRLFEIKQACYSGAAGLQMAVNFLLSGTSPGAKALVVTTDISRFALADEGAIEEWAYSEPSSGAGAVAMLVSDTPHVLRIDQGAYGNHAFEVMDTCRPGPDTEAGDADLSLMAYLDCCEGAWRDYARRVEEADFRQTFDYLCFHTPFGGMVKGAHRQLMRALYKAKPAEIEADFEQRMAASLSYGKRVGNTAGGSVFLALAGTLASGDFTAPRRLGLFSYGSGCCSEFFSGVADAQGQARLRAMDIDGALDQRYPLSMDEYETLLRGGHAVRFGTRDAVLDQQLIPGAWAAYQTGGRLVLDSIEGYHRNYRWV, translated from the coding sequence ATGGTTGCGGTCGGCATCGAGGCCATGAACGTCTACGGCGGCGCGGCCTGCCTGGATGTGCGCGAGCTTTGCACCCACCGGGGCCTGGACATGCCCCGCTTCGAGAACCTGCTGATGCAGGAGAAAACCGTGGCGCTGCCCTACGAGGACCCGGTCACCTTCGCGGTGAACGCCGCGCGGCCCCTGCTCGATGCCCTGGACGAGGCGGAGCGCGGCCGCATCGAGCTGGTGGTGGCCTGCACCGAGTCCGGCATGGATTTCGGCAAGTCGCTGAGCACCTGGCTGCACCGCTACCTGGACCTGGCGCCCAACTGCCGGCTGTTCGAGATCAAGCAGGCCTGTTACTCGGGGGCGGCGGGGCTGCAGATGGCCGTGAACTTCCTGCTCTCCGGCACCTCGCCGGGGGCGAAGGCCCTGGTGGTGACCACCGATATCTCCCGTTTCGCCCTGGCCGACGAAGGCGCCATCGAGGAATGGGCCTATTCCGAGCCCAGTTCCGGGGCCGGCGCCGTGGCCATGCTGGTCAGCGACACGCCCCATGTGCTGCGCATCGATCAGGGCGCCTACGGCAACCATGCCTTCGAGGTCATGGACACCTGCCGCCCGGGGCCCGATACCGAGGCGGGGGACGCCGATCTCTCCCTGATGGCCTATCTGGATTGCTGCGAGGGCGCCTGGCGTGACTATGCCCGTCGGGTGGAAGAGGCGGATTTCCGCCAGACCTTCGATTACCTGTGCTTCCACACCCCCTTCGGTGGCATGGTCAAAGGCGCCCATCGCCAGCTGATGCGCGCCCTGTACAAGGCGAAGCCCGCCGAGATCGAGGCGGATTTCGAACAGCGCATGGCGGCGAGCCTGAGCTACGGCAAGCGGGTTGGCAACACCGCCGGCGGGTCGGTGTTCCTGGCCCTGGCCGGCACCCTGGCCAGCGGTGATTTCACCGCACCCCGGCGATTGGGGCTGTTTTCCTACGGCTCCGGCTGCTGCTCGGAGTTTTTCAGCGGCGTGGCCGATGCCCAGGGCCAGGCGCGGCTGCGGGCCATGGACATCGACGGGGCGCTGGATCAGCGCTACCCGCTGAGCATGGACGAGTATGAGACCCTGCTGCGCGGCGGTCATGCCGTGCGCTTCGGGACCCGGGACGCGGTGCTGGATCAGCAGCTGATCCCCGGTGCCTGGGCGGCCTATCAGACCGGTGGACGGCTGGTGCTGGATTCCATCGAGGGCTATCACCGCAATTACCGCTGGGTGTAA
- a CDS encoding 4'-phosphopantetheinyl transferase family protein — protein sequence METRALAARAEPGQIRSALALGDAYLGHLPLETVPEARWPALEALLDAAERERAARFHFDHDRRAYIAAHALLRATLSALTGLGAPDLRFSLNVYGKPELVPAPGVPPYRVNLSHTRGLAAVAVSLEQDVGVDVEWLGRRPPGLALADRYFAPSECAWLAARPEADRHEALLTLWTLKEAYIKAVGLGLSLPLDAFAFELEPLTIRFSAQIEDRPERWCFQRYRPTAEHLMALALRTPAARPRAVHLHQVVAECLGGSAPFP from the coding sequence ATGGAAACCCGTGCCCTTGCCGCGCGGGCGGAGCCGGGGCAGATACGGTCAGCGCTGGCCCTGGGAGATGCCTACCTGGGCCATCTGCCGCTGGAGACGGTGCCCGAGGCCCGCTGGCCGGCCCTGGAAGCACTGCTCGACGCGGCAGAGCGTGAGCGGGCGGCGCGTTTCCACTTCGACCATGACCGGCGCGCCTACATCGCGGCCCATGCCTTGTTGCGGGCGACTCTCTCCGCGCTCACCGGGCTGGGCGCGCCGGATCTGCGCTTCAGCCTCAATGTTTACGGCAAGCCCGAGCTGGTGCCGGCGCCTGGCGTGCCGCCCTACCGCGTGAATCTGTCCCATACCCGCGGCCTGGCGGCGGTCGCCGTGAGCCTGGAGCAGGACGTGGGCGTGGACGTGGAATGGCTGGGCCGCAGGCCGCCCGGTCTGGCGCTGGCCGATCGCTACTTCGCGCCCTCGGAATGTGCCTGGCTAGCCGCCCGGCCGGAGGCCGACCGGCACGAAGCGCTGCTCACCCTGTGGACGCTCAAGGAAGCCTATATCAAGGCCGTGGGTCTGGGGCTCTCCCTGCCGCTGGATGCCTTCGCCTTCGAACTCGAGCCGCTCACCATACGGTTTTCGGCACAGATCGAGGATCGGCCGGAGCGCTGGTGCTTCCAGCGCTACCGGCCCACCGCCGAGCACCTCATGGCGCTGGCGCTGCGCACACCCGCCGCGCGGCCCCGCGCCGTGCATCTGCATCAGGTCGTGGCGGAGTGCCTGGGCGGTTCGGCGCCTTTCCCATGA
- a CDS encoding cytochrome P450, which yields MSEQQEQTLADTRAPSFDVDWWTMLSDPQFLANPYPELNRIRELSPIHYDPASEIYFVLGHREFNAMAKTPQMGRDTRFWAKGWSSPENRENDPETYELFIEFQPQMINANAPHHRRMRGVYEKAFNPRSMMAHRATIEEECRRLLDELPADRPVEFMNAFANPLPHRISLRLFNIPEAMDEPIARWIAALSWLGNIVMTPAQKRQAQQAQSEFKAYVRDHLADRGAHPEDSFIGLSLAAADAGVMDEEELVNNVVMLISGSRTSLTLLGNGLLSLLQYPAQFEQLRAQRELMPRAIEEMLRFEPGSSLIPRAGIEDFQCGDVVIPAGSLAIGLVGAINRDPARFQNPDAFDITRRPNHHSAFGGGPHICIGKALARMTGEVAFNALMDRFQRIELAGEPVWWTDRSDQRGLNEFPVRFGY from the coding sequence ATGTCTGAACAACAAGAGCAAACCCTCGCCGACACCCGCGCGCCGTCCTTCGACGTGGATTGGTGGACGATGCTGAGCGACCCGCAGTTTCTCGCCAACCCCTATCCCGAGCTGAATCGGATCCGGGAGCTCTCGCCCATCCACTACGATCCGGCCTCCGAGATCTACTTCGTGCTCGGCCACCGTGAGTTCAACGCCATGGCCAAGACGCCACAGATGGGCCGGGATACCCGGTTCTGGGCCAAGGGTTGGAGCAGCCCCGAGAACCGCGAGAACGACCCGGAGACCTACGAACTGTTCATCGAATTCCAGCCGCAGATGATCAACGCCAATGCGCCGCATCACCGGCGCATGCGCGGCGTCTACGAGAAGGCCTTCAACCCGCGCAGCATGATGGCCCACCGGGCCACGATCGAGGAAGAGTGCCGGCGCCTGCTGGATGAGCTGCCGGCGGATCGGCCGGTGGAATTCATGAATGCCTTCGCCAATCCGCTGCCTCATCGCATATCGCTGCGGCTGTTCAACATCCCCGAGGCGATGGACGAGCCGATCGCCCGGTGGATCGCGGCGTTGAGCTGGCTGGGCAACATCGTCATGACGCCGGCGCAGAAGCGCCAGGCCCAGCAGGCCCAGAGCGAGTTCAAGGCCTATGTACGCGACCACCTGGCCGATCGCGGCGCGCACCCCGAGGACAGTTTCATCGGCCTGTCGCTGGCGGCCGCCGATGCCGGCGTCATGGACGAGGAAGAGCTGGTCAACAACGTGGTGATGCTCATCTCCGGCAGCCGCACCTCGCTCACGCTGCTGGGCAATGGCCTGCTTTCCCTGCTGCAGTACCCGGCACAGTTCGAGCAGCTGCGCGCCCAGCGCGAGCTGATGCCCCGTGCCATCGAGGAGATGCTGCGTTTCGAGCCCGGCAGCAGCCTGATTCCCCGTGCCGGCATCGAGGACTTCCAGTGCGGCGATGTGGTGATCCCCGCCGGCTCGCTGGCCATCGGCCTGGTGGGTGCGATCAACCGCGACCCGGCCCGTTTCCAGAATCCCGACGCCTTCGATATCACCCGGCGGCCGAATCACCACTCCGCCTTCGGCGGCGGCCCCCACATCTGCATCGGCAAGGCGCTGGCGCGGATGACGGGTGAGGTCGCCTTCAACGCCCTGATGGATCGGTTCCAGCGCATCGAGCTGGCCGGCGAGCCCGTGTGGTGGACCGATCGCAGCGATCAGCGCGGGCTCAACGAATTCCCGGTGCGCTTCGGGTACTGA
- a CDS encoding FkbM family methyltransferase, whose protein sequence is MSQIEECPSTTLPDGRNIHCVNAYEVGFGWHEIVSDDLTRHGLSLPADGVYFDVGANIGLFCLRLRDLCPEARIFAFEPMPGAFEALRRNAASMGGPVEVHQMALGAAPGQLEFDYFPGLSALSNGEPETGGRLAEGLRNLLFGEGASEEIRAIIDRSGAHERLDDEAFIDRLFRKEAVTAEVDTLERVVARHGIDTIDLLKIDTEGQERAVLDGISPALWPRIRQLLVEVHRGEEELHGMRAELEERGYRTVVDDHPMAQGGAPVFHIYAHRPQDFQHV, encoded by the coding sequence ATGTCGCAGATCGAAGAGTGTCCGAGCACGACCTTGCCGGACGGACGCAATATTCATTGCGTCAACGCCTACGAAGTCGGCTTCGGCTGGCATGAGATCGTCTCGGACGATCTGACCCGCCACGGCCTGAGCCTGCCGGCCGACGGCGTCTACTTCGACGTGGGTGCCAATATCGGTCTCTTCTGCCTGCGCCTGCGCGATCTCTGCCCCGAGGCCCGTATCTTCGCCTTCGAACCCATGCCCGGCGCCTTCGAGGCCCTGCGGCGCAATGCCGCCAGCATGGGCGGGCCGGTCGAGGTGCACCAGATGGCCCTGGGCGCCGCGCCGGGGCAGCTCGAATTCGATTATTTTCCGGGGCTCTCGGCCCTGTCCAACGGCGAGCCGGAGACCGGCGGCCGGCTCGCCGAGGGGCTGCGCAATCTGCTCTTCGGCGAAGGCGCCAGCGAGGAGATCCGCGCCATCATCGATCGCAGCGGCGCCCATGAGCGCCTGGACGACGAGGCCTTCATCGACCGGCTGTTCCGCAAGGAGGCCGTGACCGCCGAGGTCGACACTCTGGAGCGGGTGGTGGCCCGCCACGGCATCGACACCATAGACCTGCTGAAGATCGACACCGAGGGGCAGGAGCGCGCGGTGCTCGACGGTATCTCCCCGGCGCTCTGGCCGCGCATCCGCCAGCTGCTGGTGGAGGTGCACCGGGGCGAGGAAGAGCTGCACGGCATGCGCGCCGAGCTCGAGGAGCGCGGCTACCGCACGGTGGTCGATGACCACCCCATGGCCCAGGGTGGCGCTCCCGTGTTCCATATCTACGCCCACCGGCCCCAGGATTTCCAGCATGTCTGA
- a CDS encoding DUF3683 domain-containing protein, with protein sequence MSSTARIREIPYNYTSFSDREIVIRYLGEEAWNTLNRLRESRRTGISARMLFEVLGDLWVVRRNPYIQDDLLENAKRREALVGAMNHRLDQIVERAEGNEEALALAEQARRAVREFAAWFPATERRRERAFKAFRAHTRKDNINFDGLARVSHATDATDWRVEMPFVVLTPDTEEEMAALVATCFELGLTVIPRGGGTGYTGGAVPLTEDSAVINTEKLEDLGAVERIPLPGVAAEVPTVRCGAGVVTRRVADLAGKHGLIFAVDPTSQDASTIGGNIAMNAGGKKAVLWGTTLDNLVSWRMVTPDAEWLEVERLEHNLGKIHDQETVRFRVTRYAADGKTVKGEPEVMSFPGRLFRKMGLGKDVTDKFLGGLPGVQKEGCDGLITSARFILHKMPAHIRTVCLEFYGDDLREAVPAIVEIIDDLKKDTAVKLSGLEHLDERYVRAVGYSPKGARGERPKMVLIADIGAEDQDACAAAASRMVRLCNARNGEGFIAVSAEARKTFWADRSRTAAISRHTNAFKINEDVVIPLDKLAEYSEGIERINIKQSTRNKLAMIPALREYLAAPITELKDRPDFAGDLEEGSEDRQLHSKQRAALARLDQVQARWAGILDNLDGDAGEFDALLDDRARADRREGDTLIQLLLRRALRLSYRAELERPLKEIFDGRDLEPVRRKLDEIHQQVLSSRLFVALHMHAGDGNVHTNIPVNSNDYAMMHEAERIVDEVMALANRLDGVISGEHGIGITKMQYLDQAVVDNFTGYKQKVDPRGRFNQGKLLAGSGLTNAYTPSLRLVQQEALILEASELGALNEDIKDCLRCGKCKPECTTHVPRANLLYSPRNKILGTGLMIEAFLYEEQTRRGVSVKHWDEMNDVADHCTICHRCLNPCPVNIDFGDVTVRMRSILKERGQRRSNPAAAAAMSFLNIKDATAIKTMRTGMIQYGYGAQRLGHSVAKAVGLTKPKVDTGVQDRPRKTTGKAGLLGIPVKVVDMVKKPLPKTGSKKTARAELGLEDDKVVPIVRDPARVTEDSDAVFYFPGCGSERLFGQIGLATMAMLSHAGAQTVLPPGYICCGYPQTSAGDVDKGKQITTENRVLFHRVATTLNYLDIKTVIVSCGTCMDQLLKYEFERIFPGCRLLDIHEYLLEKSYRVDGGAGDTQYMYHDPCHTPMKTYKPQDVVNQLMGTEVKLNDRCCGEAGTFAVARPDIATQVRYRKEEEINNDLLEISGAPVAEKNKVKMLTSCPACLQGLSRYSEDTGVDADYIVIEMARMLLGEDWQSDFIERAKRGGIEKVLL encoded by the coding sequence ATGTCCAGCACCGCCCGTATTCGCGAGATTCCGTACAACTACACCTCCTTCTCCGATCGCGAGATCGTGATCCGCTATCTGGGCGAGGAGGCCTGGAACACCTTGAACCGCCTGCGCGAGAGCCGCCGCACGGGGATTTCCGCGCGCATGCTCTTCGAGGTGCTGGGCGATCTTTGGGTGGTGCGCCGCAACCCCTACATCCAGGACGACCTGCTGGAGAACGCCAAGCGCCGGGAGGCGCTGGTCGGGGCCATGAATCATCGCCTGGACCAGATCGTCGAACGCGCCGAGGGCAACGAGGAAGCCCTGGCCCTCGCCGAGCAGGCCCGCCGCGCGGTGCGCGAATTCGCCGCCTGGTTCCCCGCCACCGAGCGCCGCCGGGAGCGCGCCTTCAAGGCCTTCCGCGCCCATACCCGCAAGGACAACATCAACTTCGACGGTCTGGCCCGGGTCTCCCACGCCACCGACGCCACCGACTGGCGCGTGGAGATGCCCTTCGTGGTGCTCACCCCGGATACCGAAGAGGAAATGGCCGCGCTGGTGGCCACCTGCTTCGAACTGGGCCTCACGGTGATTCCCCGGGGTGGTGGCACCGGCTACACCGGCGGTGCCGTACCGCTCACCGAGGATTCAGCGGTCATCAACACCGAGAAACTCGAAGACCTGGGCGCGGTGGAGCGCATTCCGCTGCCCGGTGTGGCGGCGGAAGTGCCCACCGTGCGCTGCGGCGCCGGCGTGGTTACCCGCCGGGTGGCGGACCTGGCCGGCAAGCACGGCTTGATCTTCGCGGTCGATCCCACCTCCCAGGATGCCTCCACCATCGGCGGCAACATCGCCATGAACGCCGGCGGCAAGAAGGCCGTGCTCTGGGGTACCACCCTGGACAACCTGGTCTCCTGGCGCATGGTTACCCCCGATGCCGAATGGCTGGAGGTGGAGCGCCTGGAACACAACCTGGGCAAGATTCACGACCAGGAAACCGTGCGCTTTCGGGTTACCCGCTACGCCGCCGACGGCAAGACCGTGAAGGGCGAACCGGAGGTGATGAGCTTCCCCGGGCGGCTGTTCCGCAAGATGGGCCTGGGCAAGGACGTGACCGACAAGTTCCTGGGCGGGCTGCCCGGGGTGCAGAAGGAAGGCTGCGACGGGCTGATCACCTCGGCGCGCTTCATTTTGCACAAGATGCCCGCCCACATCCGCACCGTCTGCCTGGAGTTCTACGGCGATGACCTGCGCGAGGCCGTGCCCGCCATCGTCGAGATCATCGACGACCTGAAGAAAGACACCGCGGTGAAGCTCTCGGGCCTGGAGCATCTGGACGAGCGCTACGTGCGCGCCGTGGGCTACAGCCCCAAGGGCGCCCGAGGCGAGCGGCCGAAGATGGTGCTGATCGCCGACATCGGCGCCGAGGACCAGGACGCCTGCGCCGCGGCCGCCTCGCGCATGGTGCGCCTGTGCAATGCCCGCAACGGTGAAGGCTTCATTGCCGTATCGGCGGAAGCGCGCAAGACCTTCTGGGCGGATCGCTCCCGCACCGCCGCCATCTCCCGCCACACCAACGCCTTCAAGATCAACGAGGACGTGGTGATCCCGCTGGACAAGCTCGCCGAGTACAGCGAGGGCATCGAGCGGATCAACATCAAGCAGTCCACCCGGAACAAGCTCGCCATGATTCCGGCGCTGCGCGAGTACCTCGCCGCGCCCATCACCGAGCTCAAGGACCGCCCGGATTTCGCCGGCGACCTGGAAGAGGGCAGCGAGGACCGGCAGCTGCATTCCAAGCAGCGCGCGGCGCTTGCCCGGCTCGATCAGGTGCAGGCCCGCTGGGCCGGGATTCTGGACAACCTGGACGGTGATGCCGGCGAGTTCGACGCGCTGCTGGACGACAGGGCCCGGGCCGACCGACGCGAGGGCGACACCCTCATCCAGCTGCTGCTGCGTCGTGCCCTGCGCCTGTCCTACCGTGCGGAGCTGGAGCGGCCGCTGAAGGAGATCTTCGACGGTCGGGACCTGGAGCCGGTGCGTCGCAAGCTCGACGAGATCCACCAGCAGGTACTCTCCAGCCGCTTGTTCGTCGCCCTGCACATGCACGCGGGTGATGGCAATGTGCACACCAACATCCCGGTCAACTCCAACGATTACGCCATGATGCACGAGGCGGAGCGGATCGTGGACGAGGTGATGGCGCTGGCCAACCGGCTGGACGGGGTGATCTCCGGTGAGCACGGCATCGGCATCACCAAGATGCAGTACCTGGATCAGGCCGTGGTGGACAACTTCACCGGCTACAAGCAGAAGGTCGACCCCCGGGGGCGCTTCAACCAGGGCAAGCTGCTGGCCGGTTCCGGCCTCACCAATGCCTACACCCCGAGTCTTCGTCTGGTGCAGCAGGAAGCGCTGATCCTGGAGGCCAGCGAGCTTGGGGCGCTGAACGAGGACATCAAGGACTGCCTGCGTTGCGGCAAGTGCAAGCCCGAATGCACCACCCACGTGCCCCGGGCCAACCTGCTGTACTCCCCGCGCAACAAGATCCTCGGCACGGGCCTGATGATCGAGGCCTTCCTCTACGAGGAGCAGACCCGGCGCGGTGTGTCGGTCAAGCACTGGGACGAGATGAACGATGTGGCGGATCACTGCACCATCTGCCATCGCTGCCTCAACCCCTGCCCGGTGAACATCGATTTTGGCGACGTCACCGTGCGCATGCGTTCCATCCTCAAGGAGCGCGGCCAGCGGCGCAGCAACCCGGCCGCCGCCGCGGCCATGAGCTTTCTGAACATCAAGGACGCCACCGCCATCAAGACCATGCGCACCGGCATGATCCAGTACGGCTACGGCGCCCAGCGTCTGGGCCACAGCGTGGCCAAGGCCGTGGGCCTGACCAAGCCGAAGGTGGACACCGGCGTCCAGGACCGCCCCCGCAAGACCACCGGCAAGGCTGGCCTGCTGGGCATTCCGGTCAAGGTCGTGGACATGGTGAAAAAGCCGCTGCCCAAGACCGGCTCGAAAAAGACCGCCCGGGCGGAGCTGGGGCTGGAGGATGACAAGGTCGTGCCCATCGTTCGGGACCCCGCCAGGGTCACGGAGGATTCGGACGCGGTGTTCTACTTCCCCGGCTGCGGCTCCGAGCGCCTGTTCGGCCAGATTGGCCTGGCCACCATGGCGATGCTCAGCCACGCCGGCGCCCAGACCGTGCTGCCGCCGGGCTACATCTGCTGCGGCTACCCGCAGACCTCCGCCGGCGATGTGGACAAGGGCAAGCAGATCACCACCGAGAACCGGGTGCTGTTCCATCGGGTGGCCACCACCCTGAACTATCTCGACATCAAGACGGTCATCGTCTCCTGCGGCACCTGCATGGATCAGCTGCTGAAGTACGAATTCGAGCGGATATTCCCCGGTTGTCGCTTGCTGGACATCCACGAATACCTGCTGGAGAAGAGCTACCGGGTGGACGGTGGGGCGGGGGACACCCAGTACATGTACCACGACCCCTGCCATACGCCCATGAAGACCTACAAGCCCCAGGATGTGGTCAACCAGCTCATGGGCACCGAGGTGAAGCTGAACGATCGCTGCTGCGGCGAGGCGGGCACCTTCGCCGTGGCGCGCCCGGATATCGCCACCCAGGTGCGTTACCGCAAGGAAGAGGAGATCAACAACGATCTGCTCGAGATCAGCGGCGCGCCGGTGGCGGAGAAGAACAAGGTGAAGATGCTCACCTCCTGCCCGGCCTGCCTGCAGGGCCTGTCCCGCTACTCCGAGGACACCGGGGTGGATGCCGATTACATCGTCATCGAGATGGCGCGCATGCTGCTCGGCGAGGATTGGCAGAGCGACTTCATCGAGCGGGCGAAGCGGGGCGGTATCGAGAAGGTGCTGCTCTAA
- a CDS encoding acyl carrier protein, giving the protein MNSEQIFDLLVREIRAVLPELEDHPIGRDDAMADLGVDSIERKDVIVATLEALDLRIPLVQVHGPRNLGELADLLHARLAA; this is encoded by the coding sequence ATGAACAGTGAACAGATTTTCGACTTGCTGGTCCGCGAGATCCGCGCGGTGCTGCCGGAGCTGGAAGATCACCCCATCGGCCGGGACGATGCCATGGCGGACCTGGGCGTGGATTCCATAGAGCGCAAGGACGTGATCGTCGCCACCCTGGAGGCGCTGGATCTGCGTATCCCGCTGGTCCAGGTACACGGCCCGCGCAACCTCGGTGAACTGGCCGATCTGCTGCATGCCCGGCTTGCCGCCTGA
- a CDS encoding cytochrome P450, translated as MSETPHTAPDAGIDWWAMLSDPAFLEQPYGELCRLQRLGPVHFDAASGVYFVLGHEAFSRVVKSSRMGRDTRLWRDGWATPEYRERDPLGHRLFSEFHAQMINANPPDHGRMRGVYECAFKPRPTKALEPMIVEQAHKLLAAMPERGEVEMIQAYAGPMPLRVLCELFDMPPAMDDQISRWSDALIRIGDIMISQAQKREALSALTEFKDYLRGHLAERREAPGESLMDMAIRANDEGVLNEEETLVNLVAMLIAGHETTVTLIGNGLMLLLRHPEQLQRLRAQRELMRTAIEEFLRYEPGGNMVLRVAIEDFQLGDVRIPAGAPVIGLIGAVNRDPARFERPDELDLARRSNAHFTFGGGAHFCIGAPLARLEADIAFNALLDRYSQLELAGAPQWRLDRMNARGLARLPVRVGGES; from the coding sequence ATGAGCGAGACACCACATACCGCCCCCGACGCCGGCATCGACTGGTGGGCGATGCTCTCCGACCCGGCCTTTCTCGAACAGCCCTACGGCGAGTTGTGCCGCCTGCAGCGTCTGGGGCCGGTGCATTTCGATGCCGCCTCGGGCGTGTATTTCGTCCTCGGCCACGAGGCCTTCTCCCGGGTGGTGAAGTCCTCCCGCATGGGCCGGGACACCCGTCTGTGGCGCGACGGTTGGGCCACGCCGGAATACCGCGAGCGCGATCCGCTGGGTCACCGGCTGTTCAGCGAATTCCACGCCCAGATGATCAACGCCAATCCGCCGGATCACGGACGCATGCGCGGGGTCTACGAGTGCGCCTTCAAGCCCCGGCCCACCAAGGCCCTGGAACCCATGATCGTGGAGCAGGCGCACAAGCTGCTGGCGGCCATGCCGGAGCGGGGCGAAGTGGAGATGATCCAGGCCTACGCCGGGCCCATGCCCCTGCGGGTGCTGTGCGAGCTGTTCGATATGCCCCCCGCCATGGACGATCAGATCAGCCGCTGGAGCGATGCGCTGATCCGCATCGGCGACATCATGATCAGCCAGGCGCAGAAGCGCGAGGCGCTGAGCGCGCTCACCGAGTTCAAGGACTACCTGCGCGGACACCTGGCTGAGCGCCGGGAGGCCCCCGGCGAGAGCCTGATGGACATGGCCATACGCGCCAACGATGAGGGCGTGCTCAATGAGGAGGAAACCCTGGTCAATCTGGTGGCCATGTTGATCGCCGGCCACGAGACCACCGTGACCCTGATCGGCAATGGCCTGATGCTGCTGCTGCGCCACCCGGAGCAATTGCAGCGGCTGCGAGCGCAGCGTGAATTGATGCGCACCGCCATCGAGGAATTCCTGCGCTACGAGCCCGGCGGCAATATGGTGTTGCGGGTGGCCATCGAGGACTTTCAACTGGGCGATGTGCGCATACCCGCCGGCGCCCCGGTCATCGGCCTGATCGGTGCGGTGAATCGGGACCCGGCACGCTTCGAGCGTCCCGATGAGCTGGACCTGGCGCGCCGTAGCAATGCCCATTTCACCTTCGGCGGCGGCGCGCATTTCTGTATCGGCGCGCCCCTGGCGCGACTGGAGGCGGATATCGCTTTCAATGCTCTGCTGGATCGGTATTCGCAGTTGGAACTGGCCGGTGCGCCGCAATGGCGCCTGGATCGCATGAACGCCCGGGGCCTGGCGCGGCTACCGGTACGGGTGGGGGGAGAAAGCTGA
- a CDS encoding cytochrome P450: MTTQTQHAPARIDWWALLTDPDFLRDPFPALKRIREQAPVHHDAGSDIYFVLGHEAFRSLTRAPEMGRDTRLWTNGWSRPGNEERDPLSYQLFSEFQRQMVNANPPDHRRMRDVFEDALRPASLTRHRPMIEAEVRRLLKAVPDDTPVDFMSAFANHLPLRIVRNLFEIPPEMDAQLAQWNAALLKIGDIMMSPEQKQEALDALRAYKAYLREHLASHRAGAEQGFIGLALAACEHGALDEEEALNNLLGLISGNETTVTLLGNGMLSLLEHPEQLARLRGDTELMRPAVEEMLRYQPALNFILRVAISDFRCAGVHMPAGSLVIGLVPAINRDPARFDDPDVFDVARKPNAHSVFGGGAHVCIGKALARMQASAAFEALLARFPRIELAGEPVWWSDRTNQRGLRNLPMRCSRQRG, encoded by the coding sequence ATGACTACGCAAACGCAACACGCCCCCGCCCGGATCGACTGGTGGGCCCTGCTCACCGATCCGGACTTTCTGCGTGACCCCTTTCCGGCGCTCAAGCGGATACGCGAGCAGGCACCGGTACACCACGACGCGGGCTCCGATATCTACTTCGTGCTGGGGCACGAGGCCTTCCGCAGCCTGACCCGGGCGCCGGAGATGGGCCGCGATACCCGGCTGTGGACCAATGGCTGGAGTCGGCCGGGCAATGAGGAGCGCGATCCGCTGAGCTATCAGCTGTTCAGCGAGTTCCAACGCCAGATGGTCAATGCCAATCCGCCGGATCATCGGCGCATGCGCGACGTCTTCGAGGACGCCCTGCGCCCGGCCTCGCTCACCCGGCACCGGCCCATGATCGAGGCCGAGGTTCGCCGCTTGCTGAAGGCCGTGCCCGACGACACGCCCGTGGACTTCATGAGCGCCTTCGCCAATCACCTGCCGCTGCGCATTGTGCGCAATCTGTTCGAGATTCCCCCCGAGATGGATGCGCAGCTGGCGCAATGGAACGCGGCGCTACTCAAAATTGGCGACATCATGATGTCGCCGGAGCAAAAGCAGGAGGCGCTGGATGCGCTGCGCGCCTACAAGGCCTACCTGCGCGAGCATCTGGCCTCGCATCGGGCCGGCGCCGAACAGGGGTTCATCGGCCTGGCCCTGGCCGCCTGCGAGCACGGCGCGCTGGACGAGGAGGAAGCGCTGAACAACCTGCTCGGGCTCATCTCCGGCAACGAGACCACCGTGACCCTGCTGGGAAACGGCATGCTGTCCCTGCTGGAGCATCCCGAGCAGCTGGCGCGGCTGCGCGGCGACACTGAGCTGATGCGCCCGGCGGTGGAGGAGATGCTGCGCTACCAGCCGGCGCTCAATTTCATTCTCCGGGTGGCGATCAGCGATTTCCGCTGCGCCGGGGTGCACATGCCCGCCGGCTCCCTGGTGATCGGCCTGGTGCCGGCCATCAACCGGGATCCGGCCCGCTTCGACGACCCCGATGTGTTCGACGTGGCCCGCAAGCCGAACGCCCATTCGGTGTTCGGCGGCGGTGCCCATGTCTGCATCGGCAAGGCCCTGGCGCGGATGCAGGCCAGTGCCGCCTTCGAGGCCCTGCTGGCGCGTTTTCCGCGGATCGAGCTGGCCGGGGAGCCGGTCTGGTGGTCGGATCGCACCAATCAGCGAGGCCTGCGGAACCTGCCGATGCGGTGCAGTCGCCAGCGCGGATGA